DNA from Sulfurospirillum tamanense:
GACGAGTTTACCCGAACTCATTGTCAGCATTGTGGCGGCCAAAAAAGGCAATGGTGACATGATTGTGGGCAATATTGTCGGCTCTAATGTGGCCAATTTCACCGTCGTTTTAGGTGCTTCAGCACTTTTTAGCCCGTTGCCTGTTAATTTTGCAACCCACGGTTTTGACATAGCTTGCGCTGGGGCGGCGAGCGTGATGCTTGTGTTTCTCACCGCCAACCGCCTTTATAACGCTTCTGCAGGAATAGGCCTTCTGGCTATTTTTGCCCTGATGCTCATTAGTGGCCTCGGGCAATTTTTAGCCTAGACTTACCACACAAACAGGAGGTGCATCCTCCCACACTTGGGGTAACAACTCCTTCATGAGCGCGTTGTACGCCTCATTGACATCGCTTTCACATCCAATAAACCGATGGGTAATCCCAAGTGCGGGAGCAATGTGGCGCTTGAATATTTTCAAATCCAACTCCCCGTGCAAGGCATTGATGTGGTCTTGGTCTTTGATAAAATAGGTCGGAAATGTTGCTTTTGAAATCAAATATTCTGAGTTTTCATGCACGCTAATACGTGAAAAAGAAGCTAGGCTTTGCCGCAGTGCCTCTGTACGTGCTGGCGAATGGGTGCCCTCTTGGCAAACAACAAATACATGCAACCAATCACATTGCCCAAGGGCTTGGTTAATCAGTGCCGTTTCCCTCTCTTGAAGGGGTGAATCACACAAAACAACACTGCCAATGTTTTTTCCATCAACACACTTTTGGCGCAAACCCTCTTTAAACTGTGCCAGATTGTCGCTGTTTTCCATCAAAATAACTTCATCGCCGCTGGATTCGATTAATCTAAACCCATGAGACTCAAAATAGGCCTGATTTTTAGGGGCGCTAAACAAAAAAAGTTCTTTTTGCCCCCGTCTTTTTGCTGCTTCTAAAAGCTCATCAATCACCTTAAGCACAAAGCGCTGACCTCTTAAGCGCGGCGTTACAGCAACGCACTTAAGAATCTTTCCGCTAATGCCACCACATGCCACCATTTCGCCCTCTTCGCTAGCGGTGACAAACAACTCCACATCATCGCTTAGCTCCAATGCATTTTTATCCAAAAAGTCTTTGACCTTTTGGACACGCCGCTCATTAGTCACATCAAACTCGCTAAAGCGCACCCATTGCCCCATGGATTCTCCTTCATTTGCCTAATTTTGTACCAAAAGTGCCTAGCTTTTAGTACAATACGAAAATCGTCAGTGGATTATAACAACGCAAACTTGCATTAAGCTTTGGTTTTTCTTAGCTGTTTTTTTTAGTTATTTTACTTCTGACTTATTTTAAAACTTTTTTAAGGTCTATAATGGAAACAGTGGGTGTTATTGGGATTATCGGCGTACTTATTGTTGCCTCATGGCTTTTGCTAAAACCTGGCGCTGCGCCCAAAAGCAAGCGGGAAAAACAAGCGCAAATTAAAGCTTCCTACCTGCTTTTTCTCGATCAAAAACTCTCTCCTTTTAAGGATGATAGAGAAAGATTCATGAACGAAAAGGCAAAGCTACTGAAGCGTTTTTCTAAAGAATTGCGCCACAACCTCTTTTTTGACGAGGAAGAAGTACGCGCACTGTTGAGAGAACTGGCTTATTTTGAGCCAAACTAAACCTTTACATGTAAAGCTTATTCAGCCTCAATATAGCCCAACTCTTCAAGCTTGTTGTAAATTTTGGTCACGATTGGCCCTGCTGCTTGACCGCCATGGCCGCCGTGTTCCACCAGTACGGTTACGACGTAACGTGGGTTTTTGTAAGGACCATAAGAGGTTAGCCACGCATGAGAGCGGTGAAAATACTCCATCTCCTCTTCTTTAATGCGCTTTTTGACATCTTGCCCAATCCCCACCACTTGCGCTGTCCCTGTTTTGGCGGCAACTTTAATTTTTGAGTTGATTAGTCGCCAATAGGCTGTACCATTGGGGTGATTGGCTACTTCATACATTCCTTTTTGGATATGGGGCAATTCTGCCTTTTCAATTTCTGTGAGAATCTCTTCGTCTACAGGATAGACAACCTCTTCGCCATCAATGCGCTTTACAAAATGAGGAGTGACTTTTTTGCCTGTTGCCAAAATCCCCGTATGCAGGGCAACTTGCAACGGCGTTGAGAGAAAATACCCTTGCCCAATGGAAGTAATGAGGGTTTCTCCTTGGTACCATGGCTTTTGGTAGCGTTGCATTTTCCAGTGGCGCCCTGGCACTGTCCCAATAAATTCATTGGGCAAATCCACACCCGTACGGTCTCCAAAACCAAGACGCTCCAACACGGGCGTCAGTGCATCAACACCTACTTTCAGACTTGCTTTATAAAAATAGTCATCACAGCTTTCTCTAATCGCTTTGTTTAAATCCGTGTGTCCATGCCCGCCATCACGCCAACAGCGGAAGTTCCGCCCACCAAGTTCAAAGGATGCCGTACAATAATACGAAGTCTGGCGCGTAATTTTCTGTGTTCCCAAAAGCGCCAACCCCACCCCCATTTTGACAACAGAACCAGGAGGATACAGTCCATTAACTAGTTTGTTGGTAAAAGGATTATCAAGATTGTTCATGAGTTCTTGCCATGCTTCATGGCTAATGCCTGTGACAAATTGGTTTAAATCATACTCAGGAAAACTTCCCGCAGCCAACAACTTGCCATCTTCCACATCCATCACCACCACAGCCCCCGCATCCTCAGCAAAAATTTCTGAAATGTACTGTTGCAATTCAAGGTCGATGGTAAGTTCAAGGTCGGTACTGCTTGGCAACGTCTTAGAGAGCTCTTCGATCTCTTGGTTAAATGCCGTTACTTTGGTGCGACGCTCACCCTCTTTTCCTTGCAAAACTGCATTATAGTAGTGCTCAATTCCCGTACGCCCCACATGGTTGGTTAGGCGTGAAATAGGGTCTTCGTTATAATCGTCCAAATTGGCACGGCCTACATAGCCAATCACATGGGAGGCTAGTTTTCCGTAAGGGTAGTGGCGCTTGGAGCTGGGCACAATTTTCAGATTATCACGTAAGCTAATCCGTGAAAAATGTTCAATCACAGCATCGTAGGAGATAAAATCAATAACAGTCACAAACCCTTGAAAATAAGGAGAATCTTTACGCAGATAGCGTTTTTTTAACTCCTCGGGGTCTTGTTTTAAAAGGGTGCTTAAAAATGCAATTTCTTCATTTAAAATAGCTTCTTTAGAGCGCGCGCTTAAATGGGGTGTAATTCCCACCGAAAAACCCAAACGGTTAACCGCCATCGGCCGCCCTTGGGCATCCATGATAGACCCACGCAATGGGGCCAAACGCTCAACCTTAATGGCATTTTGATTGGCAATTTCCTCGTAGTAAGTGTTGGACTTGATGCTTATATAATAAATACGCACCATCAAAATCACCCACACAAGCACAATAGCACTAAAGACAATTCGCATACGCATCAGAGTCGATCCCGAAATAAGATAATTGCCAGCACTGCATCTGTTGCGATATAAAGGGCATATTCCCAACCGAAAGCAAAAAAGGAAGTGTTCATAATGTAGGCTAAAAGGGTGTTGGTCGCGAACACGCCCACGTACCCTGAGGCCACAAAAGCAACCAAAATACATGGGCGGCACTTAAAGGCACTTTTAATCCAATCTACCACGAGGGCATAAAAAAGAAACAGAAACATGAGCGTCGAAAAGAGGTAAAACCCTTTGTTGAGCTCTGTAAAAATCAAGTATCCAAAAATTGCATTGCGCAACCAAAAACGCTCTTTCATGGTTTTTTCTTCTTCTTCTTTAAGCAACACAGCATAACAAAAGAAAAAGCCAATCAATGGGCTTAGCAAAGGATATAATGAAGAAGCGACTTGGTACAACACCAGTCCGCCAACCAAGGCTCCGTTTCTTACAGAGAATAAATCAGCGCGATCTCTTCGCATACTGGAAAATACTTACATTTAATACAATCGGCCCAGATTTTATGGGCAGGAAGGTCTTCTTTAGGGATTTCACGAAAATCCAAACGCTCGAAAAAGGCTTTTTGATAGGTCAAGGTAAACACTTGTTTAACACCATAGGTTTTTGCTTCTGCTAATAGCGCTTTAACAATGTGTGAACCCACTCCTTTGCCTCGCAGGGTATCAGAAACAATCAAACTACGGACTTCTGCTAATGTGGGTGCATGAAAATGCAACGCCCCAAACCCCGCCAGCACCTCATCTTCAAACGCAAGCATGTAGGAGCGAATGTTGGTTGCCATCTCATCACTGCTACGGTGTAAAATAATCCCTTTATCCACCTCAGGCTTCACCAGTGCTTGCATCGCAGCGATGTCTTGCAGGGTTGCTTTTTTGTAAGTAATCACGCTTGTGTTCCTTCAAATAAATAGTGAAAGATGGCCTCGGTTGCCTTAGCAATCCCCCGCTGTTTCAACACCGACACAAACATGCTATTGGGGTAAGATTTACGGATGAGCGCAAGCTCGTTTTGCTTGAGTTTATCGCTTTTAGTAAACACGGTAAGCATCTGTTGGTCTGGACGCAAATGAGACTGTATATGTAAAGAGACTTGCTTATCGATTTCTAAATCAGGATGCCTTGCATCCACCAGCACCACAAACAAACGAATGGAAGCACGCATAGTGATGAATTCAGTGAGGTTTTTTTGCCACGCCGCTTGTTCGCTTTTTGAAACTTTAGCGTAACCAAAGCCAGGTAAGTCCACAAAACGGGCATGGAACTTTTCACCCTCTTTATCAAATACCACTTCAAAAAAATTAATCAACCGTGTTTTACCCGGTGTCGAAGATTTTTTGGCTAAGTTTTTTCGGTTTGTGAGAGCATTGATGAGCGAGCTTTTGCCCACATTAGAACGCCCCAAAAAGACCACTTCCATACATCCTTCAGGCATACATTCACGCAACGAAGGAGCCGAGGTCACAAAGGCGGCTTCGGTGATGCGAATCATTGGGCACTCTCTTTTTGATTGTTCATTTGAAAAATGAATTTTACAGGCTCGCTTGGCTTGCTGTCTACCGCGTAGCTTCCTGTGGCTTGATTCACCGTAATGCGCTCTCCGTATACCTTACGATCTGTTTCAATTTCATGCAAAAAACCATTCTCTTGCACCGTATACACTAAAGCAACTGGGTCATACGTGAGCACCTTCCCACTAGCAAAATAGCGCACCTCATTCATGGTGATATTGGCCTTGGCGTTTCCTGTTGCCTCATACATCAAAGGTTCTTTTTTAGCATTAAATGTGATAGTCAACACATCAGAGGTCAACACATCAGTCCCCTTAGTTACTTTCACATTCCCTGTAAATACCGCTTTTTGTGCCGCTTCGCTCGCATTAAAACGCTCAGCGACCACTTCAACCTGTTCGGCCAACATTAACCCAAAACTCAACATCATTGCTACTATAATTCTCATGGTTTCTCCGTTTCTAAAAGTGCGTCTATCTTGGTCGCCTCCAAGGTTTTTTCATCCATATGGTAGACAAATCCCTCCCCTTTACTTTGGTGGGGGCCATACATGGCCAAAAAAGGAAGGTTGCCTTTTAGGACTTTATTTTGACGGTCGTAAGTAGCCTCTTGGCTCTCAAAACTCACCTCGTCGCTTCTAGCGAAGTACACATCCCCTTTTAGAAAAACAAATTTTTCCGTGATAGTAGCACTGTTTGCCCGCAGCAAGCTCACATAAGTCTCACCTCGCATTAAGGATTCGGCCACAATCAGCTCATCATAGGTGGCAAAACGCTTTAGAGTTTTGGCGTTCGTGATGCTTTGCACCCCAAGGTCTGAAATCTCATAATTTCGCACCCCGTGCATCACCATATGTGCCGCTTTTGGGTCTTTTGGCTTAAAGTCAAAAAAATACTGCTCTTGGGCCATTAAGAACAGAGCGACACACATCAATGTGCCCAAAAAAACATACAAGGTTTTTAGTGCCAAAGTGCTTCAAGCTCCTTTTCTCGGCCTTCATTTTCCAAAATAAGCTCAATCATCTCTCGCGCAGCCCCTTTCCCACCCTTACATGTAAGGACAGTGTTAACCAAAGAACGAATCTGTTTTGCCCCGTCTTTTGGGGTAAACGACCAACCTGCTTTTGTGAGCATTCCTTGGTCGTTAAGGTCGTCCCCTAAAATTGCCACATTTTCCCACGCTAAATGCTCTTCTTCTAAAATACGTTCCAAGATGGCAACTTTGTTTTTTACCCCTTGGTGCACATGGGCCACATTTAACTCTTTTGCTCGACGCTCCACTATAGAGGAGTTGCGCCCTGTGATAATAGCAACCTTTCCACCCAAGCGACTCCACGCCTCAATAGCTAGGCCATCTTTGACGCTAAAGGACTTTAACTCTTGGCCATCGCTTGCATAGGTAATGCGACCATCAGTTAAACAGCCATCCACATCAAAGACTAAAAGATGAATCACAGCACACCTTTGGTGCTAGGAATGCTCCCGCGCGCGCTGGGTGCCACTGCTCTTCGCAAGGCTACAGCAAAGGCTTTAAAGGCGGCTTCGGTGACGTGGTGACGGTTTTTACCGCGCTCTTGAATAAGATGTACGCTTAGTCCCGCGTTGGTAACTAGTGCGCGAAAAAACTCCTCTACAAGCTCTCCATCAAATTCGCCAATTTTTCCCTCTACATCTAGCTCGCACACTAAAAAAGGACGGTTACTCACATCTAGTGCGCAGCTTACAGCCGCTTCGTCCATCACTACCGTAGCGTTACCATAGCGCTCAATGGCGCCCACAGGAAAAAGTGCTTCTTTGAGGGCTTGACCCAACACAATACCCACATCTTCTACGGTATGGTGAAAATCCACGTGGGTGTCGCCTTTACATGTAAGAGAGAGATTGAGCCAACCGTGTTTACTCAGGGCTTCGAGCATATGGTCAAAAAACCCAACGCCCGTACTAATCTCACTTTTTCCCTCGCCATACACCTCTAAACTAAGCACAATTTGCGTCTCTTTGGTTGTGCGTTCTTTTGTTATCATCGTGAATCCCTTATAACAAATGACCCTTGGTAACGCCCAAGGCCAATAAAATCTCGCGCCTCATCTTCGCTTCTAAATCCACCCAAATACACACGGTAAATCGGGCTTCCATCCAATACGCCCTCTTGCACACTTGCAGGGTATCGCCCCTCTTCCATTTGATGCTCTTTTGCAAAAGCGCGCGCACCCTCAACGCGTCTAAACGCCCCAATTTGAACCAAAAATTCCCCGCCATCAACCTGCTTGGCTGCCTGCGTTGTTCCGCCAACTTTTCCTGCAAACCCAAGCACATCTAGGCGCACCGGCGCAGTGCCTGATTGAATCATATCAATGCGTTGTGCGCCCGTATAAGAAAGGTCAATGATACGGCTTGCCACAAAAGGACCACGGTCATTGATGCGCACCACAATGCTTTTACCATTTTGCAAGTGGGTCACCCGCACCATAGTGTTCATAGGTAGAGTTTTATGCGCTGCGGTCATGGCGTACATGTTATAAATCTCACCGTTGGAAGTTTTTTTACCGTGAAAATCTTTCCCGTACCAACTGGCAATTCCACTAAAAGAATCCCCAAGGCTCACTGTTGTGGGGTGGTAAGTTTTGCCATTGATAGTGTAAGAGCGCATGGTGGCACGGTGCATTTGAGGCGTGTCAATGATTGCGCCTTGAGACTTTGTGGGCGCATAGTACACACGCTGCTTAGAAGAACAGCCACCCAAGGCCAACAAAAGCATTATACAAATGCCTGTCCTAAGGAACAACAATCTTACCCCCTGGGTGAATCACTGTTGAAGTAAGATTATTTAAGCGCATTAACTCATTAAGGCCAATGTTAAACTTTCGTGAAATTGATCCCAAGGTGTCCCCTTGGCGCACCACATAGTGCTTGGTTGTAGGTTTTGCAACAGGAACGATAAGTTTTTGGTTGATACGCAAGGTGTTTGACGAGAGGTTATTAAAGTCTTTGACAACCTTATAAGAGATTCCGTACCGCCTGCCAATCTCATAGAGCGAATCTCCTTTTTTGACCACATGAACATAAAAAGCTTCCGATCCGTCTGAGGGTTTAAAATTTTGCGTAAACAGGGACTTTTTATCATAAGGAATGTACACCACATACTCTTTAACGTTAGGCGGTGTAAAAAAGTAATTCAGGTGAATGTTGTACTCTTTTACAATCTTTACTGGCAATCCAGTACTTTTGGCAATGTCGCTTAACGTCGTACCGCCAGGAACTATTATAGGCGCAAAAGTAGAGCTACTACCTTGGTTCATCAAATAATCCCCATCATGCCCAATGATAAAATCTGCACTCCCTGAGAGGTGCGCCATGGTGAGAATCTTTCGGATGTAGTTGCGGGTTTCTCTGGGAACGTATTTTTTATTAGGGTCAAGCAACACACTCAACTCGTCAGTTCCAGCTTCAATGATTGCGCGGCGCACGCGGCCTTCACCGCAATTGTACGCCATGGCAGCAAGGTACCATTTGCCAAAATCATCGTGCAGGTATTGCAAAAACTTAATGGCCGCTTCGGTAGATTTAATGGGGTCACGGCGCTCGTCTACGTATTCGTCAATCACTAAACCAAATTTTCTTCCTGTGTAAGGCATAAATTGCCACAAACCCACAGCTCTAGCACTCGAATACGCGCG
Protein-coding regions in this window:
- a CDS encoding GNAT family N-acetyltransferase, producing MGQWVRFSEFDVTNERRVQKVKDFLDKNALELSDDVELFVTASEEGEMVACGGISGKILKCVAVTPRLRGQRFVLKVIDELLEAAKRRGQKELFLFSAPKNQAYFESHGFRLIESSGDEVILMENSDNLAQFKEGLRQKCVDGKNIGSVVLCDSPLQERETALINQALGQCDWLHVFVVCQEGTHSPARTEALRQSLASFSRISVHENSEYLISKATFPTYFIKDQDHINALHGELDLKIFKRHIAPALGITHRFIGCESDVNEAYNALMKELLPQVWEDAPPVCVVSLG
- the mrdA gene encoding penicillin-binding protein 2 — encoded protein: MRMRIVFSAIVLVWVILMVRIYYISIKSNTYYEEIANQNAIKVERLAPLRGSIMDAQGRPMAVNRLGFSVGITPHLSARSKEAILNEEIAFLSTLLKQDPEELKKRYLRKDSPYFQGFVTVIDFISYDAVIEHFSRISLRDNLKIVPSSKRHYPYGKLASHVIGYVGRANLDDYNEDPISRLTNHVGRTGIEHYYNAVLQGKEGERRTKVTAFNQEIEELSKTLPSSTDLELTIDLELQQYISEIFAEDAGAVVVMDVEDGKLLAAGSFPEYDLNQFVTGISHEAWQELMNNLDNPFTNKLVNGLYPPGSVVKMGVGLALLGTQKITRQTSYYCTASFELGGRNFRCWRDGGHGHTDLNKAIRESCDDYFYKASLKVGVDALTPVLERLGFGDRTGVDLPNEFIGTVPGRHWKMQRYQKPWYQGETLITSIGQGYFLSTPLQVALHTGILATGKKVTPHFVKRIDGEEVVYPVDEEILTEIEKAELPHIQKGMYEVANHPNGTAYWRLINSKIKVAAKTGTAQVVGIGQDVKKRIKEEEMEYFHRSHAWLTSYGPYKNPRYVVTVLVEHGGHGGQAAGPIVTKIYNKLEELGYIEAE
- a CDS encoding N-acetyltransferase; this encodes MITYKKATLQDIAAMQALVKPEVDKGIILHRSSDEMATNIRSYMLAFEDEVLAGFGALHFHAPTLAEVRSLIVSDTLRGKGVGSHIVKALLAEAKTYGVKQVFTLTYQKAFFERLDFREIPKEDLPAHKIWADCIKCKYFPVCEEIALIYSL
- the yihA gene encoding ribosome biogenesis GTP-binding protein YihA/YsxC; this translates as MIRITEAAFVTSAPSLRECMPEGCMEVVFLGRSNVGKSSLINALTNRKNLAKKSSTPGKTRLINFFEVVFDKEGEKFHARFVDLPGFGYAKVSKSEQAAWQKNLTEFITMRASIRLFVVLVDARHPDLEIDKQVSLHIQSHLRPDQQMLTVFTKSDKLKQNELALIRKSYPNSMFVSVLKQRGIAKATEAIFHYLFEGTQA
- a CDS encoding LptA/OstA family protein, translated to MRIIVAMMLSFGLMLAEQVEVVAERFNASEAAQKAVFTGNVKVTKGTDVLTSDVLTITFNAKKEPLMYEATGNAKANITMNEVRYFASGKVLTYDPVALVYTVQENGFLHEIETDRKVYGERITVNQATGSYAVDSKPSEPVKFIFQMNNQKESAQ
- a CDS encoding KdsC family phosphatase; the protein is MIHLLVFDVDGCLTDGRITYASDGQELKSFSVKDGLAIEAWSRLGGKVAIITGRNSSIVERRAKELNVAHVHQGVKNKVAILERILEEEHLAWENVAILGDDLNDQGMLTKAGWSFTPKDGAKQIRSLVNTVLTCKGGKGAAREMIELILENEGREKELEALWH
- the hisB gene encoding imidazoleglycerol-phosphate dehydratase HisB; the protein is MITKERTTKETQIVLSLEVYGEGKSEISTGVGFFDHMLEALSKHGWLNLSLTCKGDTHVDFHHTVEDVGIVLGQALKEALFPVGAIERYGNATVVMDEAAVSCALDVSNRPFLVCELDVEGKIGEFDGELVEEFFRALVTNAGLSVHLIQERGKNRHHVTEAAFKAFAVALRRAVAPSARGSIPSTKGVL
- a CDS encoding septal ring lytic transglycosylase RlpA family protein, with the translated sequence MLLLALGGCSSKQRVYYAPTKSQGAIIDTPQMHRATMRSYTINGKTYHPTTVSLGDSFSGIASWYGKDFHGKKTSNGEIYNMYAMTAAHKTLPMNTMVRVTHLQNGKSIVVRINDRGPFVASRIIDLSYTGAQRIDMIQSGTAPVRLDVLGFAGKVGGTTQAAKQVDGGEFLVQIGAFRRVEGARAFAKEHQMEEGRYPASVQEGVLDGSPIYRVYLGGFRSEDEARDFIGLGRYQGSFVIRDSR
- a CDS encoding lytic transglycosylase domain-containing protein: MLWRFMLAFFLCANTLFAYFVTENNYTQQQRVLKSLDIDTSFLNDPILLSMRDDLDLYRTRHFLNILERGYQFVPIVRQMIADAGIPDAFLYLAMTESNFSARAYSSARAVGLWQFMPYTGRKFGLVIDEYVDERRDPIKSTEAAIKFLQYLHDDFGKWYLAAMAYNCGEGRVRRAIIEAGTDELSVLLDPNKKYVPRETRNYIRKILTMAHLSGSADFIIGHDGDYLMNQGSSSTFAPIIVPGGTTLSDIAKSTGLPVKIVKEYNIHLNYFFTPPNVKEYVVYIPYDKKSLFTQNFKPSDGSEAFYVHVVKKGDSLYEIGRRYGISYKVVKDFNNLSSNTLRINQKLIVPVAKPTTKHYVVRQGDTLGSISRKFNIGLNELMRLNNLTSTVIHPGGKIVVP